In Mesorhizobium sp. J428, the genomic window CAACTCGAAATCCATCAGCGTGGAATAGCTCGGCCAGAGCACGTCCTGCTCCGTGCCGATGACCGAGAAGCGGTTGGCCTTGTAGTAGATCGGCTGCTCGTAGAAGGTCTTGGGGATCGCGAAGATGCCCTTTTCCTCGAACTCCTTCATCGCCGCCTCGGGGTCCGGCGTTGCGTTGGCGCGGACGCGGCGAACCGCGTTGAACGACTGCTTGAGATGCGTCTCGAAGCAGAGGCAGTCGCGCATCTGGATCGGGTACCGGCACGGGCGCGAGCAGCCGCATGTCCTTGCGGGCGAAGGCGCCGCTCTTGCCGGCCTTCTTCACCGTCTTTTTCGCCAGGTCGAGGCCTTCCTCGCCGGCCTCGATGAGGGCCTGCACCGAGGCAAAGGCCGGGTAGCTCCTGCCGAACGCCTCCTTGTGTGCGTCGGCGAGATCGACGATCTGGCGATCGCCGTCAACGAGCGCGCCGGCACGCGGCTTGCCCTTCCTTTGATATGTCACGAGCTTCATCGGTCTCCTCCCGTTGGTCGTCGTGCCGGGTTTTGTGCGCCGGCTATGTCTGCGGTTTGGGAACGCGGCTGTAGAGCAGCGCCGCCTTCATCAGCGCGACGAGATGCGTCGCGGTGGTCAGCTCGTCCTCCGGGTCGCAGCGTCCGCCCGACAGCCGGCTAATGCGCCCGGTGTCGGCCATGGTGTAGACCATGACCCCGAGCATGGCCTGGTAGCCCCAGTTGATCTCCTCGATCGTGCGGTCGGGCATCGCCTGCTGCAGCGCCTCGATCACCTTGTAGGCGATCGGGTCGAAGAACTCGGCGACGACCTTGCGGTGGTGCGACTTGGGGTCGGAAACTTCCCGCGCCAGGATGCGGGCGTAGCTGGAATTCTTCTCCGTGCTGCGCATGTGCAGGTTCGGCACGAGCACGGCCTTGACGATCATCTCGACCTTGCGGTCCTGCTCCGGTTCCATCTCGGCAAGCCGGAGGCCGGCGATACGCTGGTCGATGATCATCGGCGCGCGCATTTCGAAGATGGCGCGGTAGAGGCCTTCCTTGCTGCCGAAATGGTAGTTGATCAGCGCGACGGGCACATCGGCGTGCAGCGCGATCTGGCGCACCGAGACGCCGTCGAACCCGTGATCGGCGAACTCCGCCTCGGCAGCATGCAGGATCCGCATGCGCGTCGACGCAGAGTTCCGCTGGGTTGCCTCGACGGCGACAACCTTCTGTTCCGGCTCTGTTTTCTGCGACTTCGACATAGCTTTCCGCACGGCTTTCGGCCGCCCCTCCACGTGTTATTGAACGAGATATCAAAGTTCTTGTCAACTTGTTCAAATGCCGATACGGTTTCCCAATCGAGCAGACGGCGGGGAGAGAGCCGTCCGCTCCGAACAGGGAGGATTTGCATGTATCGCACCATACTGACGGGCGGCGTGGCCGCCATCGCGCTCGCCGTCGCCTCGGCGCCCGCCTTCTCGCAGGAAACGATCAACCTCACCGCAGCGACGGGGCACCCCGAAGTGTTCCTGTGGGTGAAGCACATCAAGGAAACCTTCATTCCCACCGTCAATGCCGAGCTCGCCAAGACCGGCAAGGTGAAGATCAACTGGACCGAGGGCTATGGCGGCACGATCGTCAAGCTCGGCTCCGAGGTCGAGGCCTTCCAGCAGGGCATCATCGACGTCGGCCAGATGAGCGGCGTGTTCAATCCGGCCACGATGGGCCTGCTGAACCTGACCTACGCGATGCCCTTCGGCCCGCCCGACGCGCGCGGCGTCACCGCCGCCGTCGAGAAGGCGCTGATGGAGACCGAAGGCGCGCTGCAGAAACTGGAGGAGGCGACCGGCGTCGTCTACATCGGCGGCGGCATCGCCATCGACGACTACAACATCGCCTCCACCAAGGCGCTGACCAAGATCGCCGACATGAACGGCGTCAAGCTCGGCGGTGCCGGCCCGAACCTCGCCTGGCTCGCCGGCACCGGGGCGGTCGGCGTGCAGGGCAGCTACGTCACCTTCTACAACGACATCAAGACCGGCGTACGACGGCAATATCGGCTGGATGACGGCCAATGTGCCGGCCAAGCTCTACGAGGTCGCGCCCAACTGGAACCAAACCCATTTCGGCGCGATGTATATCGGCGGCATGGGCGTGTCGAAGATGCAATGGGACACGTTCTCGGACGAGACCAAGGCCGCGTTCCGCACCGCCGCCATCGCCTACACGAAAGCTTATTTCGACGAACAGGAAGCCCGATACGAGGCGGCCAAGAAGACCCTGGTCGACGCGGGCGGCAAGATCGTCGAGTTCGACGCCGCCGAGCGCAGCAGCTGGATCAAGGGATTGCCGAACCCGACGGCTGCCTGGGCAAAGGCAGCGGAGGCGCGCGGCGAGCCGGCGAAGAAGGTGCTCGAGGCCTACCGCGACAACCTGAAGGCGGCGGGCTTCACCTTCGAGCGCGACTACCTCGCCGAATGACGTAACCGCCCGGCCCCAGGCGGGCCGGGCGTTTCACCAGAGGAACATCGAGATGGCTGACGAGGCCGCAATTCCGCGCGACGACGCGCCACCTCCTCGCATGCCCGGCGGGCCGTTCGCCCGCGTAATCGGCGTCATGAACGCCGTGGGCACGCTCTGGATTATCCTGCTGATGGTCCTGATCAATTCCGACATCGTCGGGCGCAGCTTCTTCCATCATCCGATCGCCGGAGTGCCGGAGCTCGTGGCCTTCTCGATCGTCGGCATCGTGTTCCTGCAGCTCGCCCACACATTGCGCTCCGGCGCCATGACGCGCTCCGACGTTCTGCTGAACGTCCTGGAACACCGCGCCCCGCGCGCCCGCCTCACGCTCCTGTCGATCTTCCATCTCGTCGGCGGGCTGCTGATGCTGATGATCGCCTGGAAATACTGGCCGAGCGTGGTCGCGGCGTGGCTACACCCCGAACGCAACTTCATGGGCAATCCGGGGTTCTTCACCATCCCGCAATGGCCCCTCTTCGTCCTCGTCTTCCTCGGCATTGCGGCGACCGCCATCCAGTTCCTGCTCCTGTCCTGGAATGACCTCCGTTCCGCCCGGGAGATTGCGCCATGAGCGGCGTCGGCATCGCCTTCCTCTCCATCGCCGCCATGCTGGTCCTGATCTATTCAGGCATGCATGTCGCCATCGCGCTGATCCTGCTCTCCTTCTGCGGCGTGTGGATCCTGCGCGGCAATTTCGACATCGCCTCCAACATGCTGGTCCTCGCCTTCAAGGACTCGATCAGCGACTATCTCTTCGGCGTCGTGCCGCTGTTCGTCCTGATGGGCCTGCTCGTCGCCGTCGCCGGCATCGGCCGCGATACGTTCGAGGTCGCGGCGCAGGTCTTCCGCCGCGTTCTCGGCGGGCTCGGCATCGCGACGGTCGCGGCGAACGCGGTCTTCGCCGCGATCACCGGCATCTCCATTGCGTCCGCCGCCGTGTTCACCAAGGTCGCGGTGCCGGAGATGATCCGCCACGGCTACACGGCGCGTTTCGCGGTCGGGGTGGTGGCGGGCTCCTCGGTGCTCGGCATGCTGATCCCGCCGAGCCTGCTCTTCATCCTCTACGGCGTGCTCACCGAGCAGTCGGTCGGCTCGCTGTTCATCGCCGGCGTCATCCCAGGCGTCCTGCTGTCGCTGATCTACTGCGCCGGCATCTTCGCGATGGGCCGCTGGTGGCCCTCCTTCATCGGCGGGCGCAAAGCCGACAGCTACGACACCGCGAACGACATGAGCCTCGGCGAGATGGCCAACAAGCTGGCGCCGATCGTGATCCTGGTCGCCCTGGTGCTCGGCGGCATCTACGGCGGCTTCTTCACGCCGACCGAGGCGGGGGCCGCCGGCGCGCTGGGCGCGCTGCTGATCTCGCTCGCCAAGCGGCGGCTCACCTGGGCGAGCTTCTGGCAGGTGCTGGTGCAGACCGGGCACACGACCTCGTCGATCTGCTTCCTGATCGTCGGCGCGAGTCTCTATTCGCGCATGCTGGCAATGTCGGGGATGCCGGGCTGGCTCGGCTCGTGGGTGGTCGATTCCGGCATGGGCGTCACCGGCATCATCATCGCGCTGATGGTGGTGATCATCCTGCTCGGCACGATCCTCGACTCCGCCTCGATCATGCTCCTGACGCTGCCGATCGCCATCCCGATCCTGACCGGGATGCAGGTCGACCTGGTCTGGCTCGGCGTCCTCGTCGTGCTCGCCGTCGAGATCGGCCTGCTCACGCCGCCCTTCGGCATCGCCGTCTTCGTCGTGAAGGCGACATTGGGACCCGACTGCCAGGTCACGCTCAACGACATCTTCGCGGGCGCCTTCCCCTTTGCGGTGATGATGTTCCTCGTCCTGCTGCTCGTCTTCCTGTTCCCGTGGCTCGCCACGGCCCTCATCTAGGAGAAAAAACAATGGCCAAATGGCAGTTCACCAAAGGCATGCACGACCTCGGCGGCGGGTGCTACGCCTACCTCCTCCCGGACGGCAGCTGGGGCTGGTCGAATGCCGGCCTGATCGTGGACGGCGATGCAACGCTAATGGTCGACACGCTGTTCGACCTAAAGCTCACCGCCGAGATGCTGGAGACATATCGCGCCTCGATTCCGGCCGCGAAATCAATCGACGTGCTGGTCAATACGCATGCCGACGGCGACCATACCTTCGGCAACCAGCTGGTCGAAGGCGCGCGCATCATCGGCACGCAGGGGACGGTCAGCGACTTCGCCCGCTTTGACCCCGCCATCGTGCAGAACATCTGCCTCAACGCGGAGCAATTCGGCAGCGCCGGCGTCTTCATGCGCGAATGCTTTCGGCCGTTCGACTTTTCCGGGATCACGCTCACGCCGCCGACGGAAACCTTCTCCGGCACGCTCGACCTCATGGTCGGCTCCAAGAAGGTCCAGCTCATCGAGGTCGGGCCGTCGCATTCGCTGGGCGACGCGCTGATCTACGTGCCGGACGACAAGGTGCTCTACACCGGCGATATCCTATTCACCGGAGGCACGCCGATCGCGTGGTACGGGCCGGTCAATCGCTGGATCGACGTCTGCGACCGGGTGCTGGACATGGATGTCGAAACGATCGTGGCCGGCCATGGCCCGATCTCGACCAAGGACGACGTCCGCGAGATGCGGGACTACCTGCAGCATGTGAGCGATGAGGCGCGGCCGCTCTGGGAACAGGGCATGGACTATCTCGAAGCGTCGCGACAAGATCGACCTCGGCAAATACAGGGACCGGGAGGACGCCGAGCGGGTGGTGGTCACCGTGCAGACGCTGTTCGACGACTTTACCGCTGCGCCGGAACGGCCGGTGCGAGCGCCCATCCCCTATTTCGCGGAGATGAAGGGCTTCCGGCACCATCTCGGCCGCGGCCCGGTGCATGAGGCCTACTGCAAGGCCTGCGGCATCGAACAGGGCTTCCGCGCACGCGAGGCGAAATAGCCCTGCGGAAGCTCAGCCGCGCGGGAACGCGTGGGTGCGCAGGACGGCGATGCGGCCGTGGTCGCCCTTCGCCACCTTCGTTTCCGGCGGCACGTCGAGCTCCACCAGGGAGCCGTCGGACAGGGCTGCCAGGAGACGCCGGCCGTCGGGCCGGTCGATGACGCGCGAGACCACGGCCGGGATCGAGCCGGCCGTATTCCATTCCAGGTCGGCGGGACGGACGAAGATCTCGACCGATCCGTCCTGGACGCCGGGAAGCTCGATGACGCCTCCGGCCACCTGGGCCCTTCCATCCGACGCGACGGCTTCGAGCCGGTGCGCATCGCCGAGGAAGCGCGTGACGAAGGGCGAGTTGGGCTGCCGGCAGACCTCTTCCGGCGTGCCCTGCTGGACGATCTTTCCCTGGTCGAGGATGACGACGCGGTCGGCAAGGTCGAGCGCCTCTTCCTGGTCGTGCGTGACGAAGAGCGTGGTGATGCCGAGCTCGTCGTGGATCTCGCGCAGCCAGCGGCGCAGGTCGCGCCGCACATTGGCGTCGAGCGCGCCGAACGGCTCGTCGAGCAGCAGCACCTTCGGATCGACGGCGAGCGCACGCGCAAGCGCCACGCGCTGGCGCTGGCCGCCGGAAATCTGCGACGGGAACCGGTTGCCGAGGCCGGAAAGCTTCACGAGAACCAGGAGGTCGTTCACGCGGGCCTCGATCTCGGCGGCGCTGCGCTTGCGCTTCGAGACCTTCATGCCGAAGGCAATGTTCTCGGCCACGGTCATGTGCGGGAAGAGAGCGTAGTGCTGGAACACGAAGCCGACGCCGCGATCGCGCACCGGTATGTCGGTGGCGTCCTGCTCGCCGAACAGGATGCGGCCGCCATCGGCATATTCGAGGCCGGCGACCATGCGCAGGATCGTCGTCTTGCCCGAGCCGGACGGGCCGAGCAGCGCGACCAGTTCGCCGCTGCCGATCTCGAGTGAGACGCCGTGCACGGCACGAAACGTGTCGAAGGTCTTCACCACATTGTCGAGCGTGATCTTCATGCCTTCGCTCCCTGTTCGGCGGCGACGGGACCGGCCAGCGCAGGGCGCCCGACCCGGCCGGCGCCCCGGCGTTCGAGAATGACCTTGGCCACGATCGTGACGAGCGCGAGCGCGGTCAGGATGGACGCTGCCGCAAACGCGCCCGCCGTCTGGTAGTCGTGATAAAGCAGCTCGATATGCAGCGGCAGCGTGTTGGTCTGGCCGCGGATGTTGCCGGAGACGACCGAGACCGCGCCGAACTCGCCCATGACACGGGCATTGCACAGCACCACGCCGTAGAGCAGCGCCCAGCGGATATTGGGCAGCGTCACGGAGAAGAAGGTGCGCCAGCCCGACGCGCCGAGCGACGTGGCGGCCTCCTCGAGGTCGCGCCCCTGCGCCTGCATGAGCGGGATGAGCTCGCGCGCGACGAAGGGCGCGGTGACGAACATCGAGGCAAGCACGATGCCCGGCAGAGCGAACAGGATCTTGACGTCGGCCGCCTCCAGCGCCGGGCCGAACAGGCCCTGCAGACCATAGACGAAGAGATAGGCGACGCCGGCCACGATGGGCGAAATCGAGAAGGGGATCTCGATGATGACGATCAGAAGTCGCTTGCCGGGGAAGTCGAACTTGGTGATCGCCCACGCGGCCGCGACGCCGAAGGCCGTGTTGACCGGAACCGCGATCAGCGCCGTTACGACCGTGAGCATGATCGCATGCTGCGTGTCGGGATGCGTGATGGTGGCCGCGTAAGCCGACCAGCCGGCGGAGAAGGCCTGGACGAAGATCACCACCAGTGGGGCCAGCACCAGAAACGCACCGACCACCAGCACGAAGCCGATCAGGCCGCGGCGGACGGCGGGGCTGTCGCCGATGCGCGGCGGCTTCCTTCGGGAGGTCACGGCGCTCACGTCACGACCTCTGCGTATAGCGCAGGGCGCGCGACTGGAGGAAATTGGTCACGGCGAGCATGACGAAGGCGGCGATGAGCATGACCGACGCGATCGCGGCGGCCGCCTGGTAGTCGTATTCCTCCAGCCGGATGAAGGCGAGCAGCGCGGTGATCTCGGTCTCGAACGGCTGGTTGCCGGCGATGAAGATGATGGCGCCGAACTCGCCGAGGCTGCGGGCGAAGGCGAGCGACACGCCCGCAAGCAGCGCGGGTGTCAGCAGCGGCAGGATCACCCGCCGGAAGATCTCGCCATCCGTTCCGCCGAGCGACTGCGCCGCTTCCTCCAGCGCCGGATCGAGATCCTCGAGCACCGGCTGCACCGTGCGCACGATGAAAGGGAGGCTGGTAAACGCCATCGCGATCATGATGCCCAGCGGCGTGTAGGCGACCTGCACGCCGATGCGGTCGAAGACGAAGCCGAACCAGCCGCCGGGCGCGAACAGAGTGGTGAGCGCGATGCCGGCGACCGCCGTCGGCAGTGCGAAGGGCAGGTCGACGATCGCGTCGACGAGCCGCTTGCCGGGAAAGGAGTAACGGACCAGCACCCAGGCAAGCGCGACGCCGAAGACGACGTTGAAGGCGGTGGCGGCGGCGGCCGACAGCACCGTCACGCGGTAGCTCGCCACGGCGCGGCCGGAGGAGATGATGCGCCAGTAGTCCTCAAACCCGAGGCTGCCCGCCTTCACGACCAGCGCGCCGAGCGGCAGCAGCACGATCAGTCCCACATAGAAGAGGGTGATGCCGAGCGACAGGTGGAACCCGGGCAGAACGCTTCGTCTCAAACCAGATATCCTGAACAGGAAAAGGGCCGGCGGAGATGTAGCCGCCGGCCCGCAATTGCGAAACCTATAATTCAGCGTTCGCCGTAGATCTGGTCGAGCAGGCCGCCGGAGGCGAAATGCTCTTCCTGAACCTTGGCCCAGCCGCCGAAAACGTCGTCTACCGTCACAAGCCGGATTTCGGGGAACTGATCCTTGAACTTGCCGGCGACGGCCTCGTCGTTGACGCGGTGCCCCCTCTCGGCGGCGATCGTCTGTCCCTCCGGTGAATAGAGGAAGTCCAGATAGGTCTTCGCGAGGTCGCGGGTGCCGTGCTTGTCGACAACCCTGTCGACGATGGCGACTGGGAACTCCGCCAGCAGGCTGACCGAAGGAACGACCAGGTCGAACTTGTCCTCGCCGAATTCCTTGGCGATGCCGCGGGTCTCCGCCTCGAAGGTGATCAGCACGTCGCCGATATTGCGCTCGACAAAGGTCGTGGTCGCGGCGCGGCCACCGGTGTCGAACACCGGGACGTTGGCGAAGATCTTCTTGACGAAATCGGTGACCTGAGCCTGATCGTTGCCGAACTTCTCCTTCGCGTAGGCCGTCGCGGCGAGATAGGTATAGCGCGCATTGCCGGAGGTCTTCGGATTGGGGAAGATGACCTTCACGTCGTCGCGGACGAGGTCGCCCCAGTCCTTGATCCCCTTGGGATTGCCTTCACGCACGAGGAAGGACGGCATCGAATAGAAGGGGGAGGACTGGTTGGGGAAATCGGCCTGCCAGTCGTCGGACACGAAGCCGTTCTTCACCAGGAAATCGATGTCGGTCACCTGGTTGAAGGTGACGACGTCGGCTTCCAGACCTTCGACGATCGCACGGGCCTGCTTCGACGTTCCGGCGTGCGACTGGTCGATCGTCACTCCAGGATGTTTGGCGACGAAAGCCTCGTTCACCTGCGCGAAGAGCTCACGCGCGATGTCGTAGGACGCGTTGAGGAGCTTGTTGGGCTCCTGCGCGGCCGCGGGAGAAAGCAGAAGCGCGAGCGCGGCGCCGACAAGGAGAAGTCTTTTCATCTGTTGCCATCCGACTGAGAGAGTGTGGCCGGAAAATAGCCGAGCCGCGCGAGAAGCCGGAGAGACACCACGCTAAGTTATATTCGACGGCAGAACATTCTTCCTCAAAACAGGGATGTAATGAGATTTGTTTTTCAAAATCCCAAGCCGCCGTGGCCGGGATGGAAAGACATGCCATCGAACGGCGCATTCGCGATACGTTATGCTCACTACATGGCGGCGCGATAATACGCCTTACGCCCTCTTGCCCCAGCCGCCGCCATTGGCGGTGTGGATCAGGATCTCGTCGCCCGGCATGATCACGCAGCCGCTGACGAAGGAGTAGTCCTCGCGACCGCCGTCCCTGCGGACCACGGAGATGCCGTTGGTGTCGCCATCGGCGCCGCCGGCCGAGCCCCAGACAGGAATGCGATGCCGGCTGTAGCCGGCCGACAGCACCGCCGGCGCACGTGGCTGCAGCGACGCCGACAGGCCGCGCCCTCCCTTGTGCAGGCTGGTTTCGTCGGTGATCTCGTTCAGCCTGCGATAGCCGACGTCGATCCCATACCGCGCCTCACAGATTTCGACCGGACAGTTGAACGTGTCGCCATGGCCGGTCGAATACATCGCATCGAGCCCGTCACGCGTTGCCGTCGCGCCCCAGCCGCCCATCTGCGGCTCGACCATTGTGTAGCGGCGGCCGGTGTCGGGATGGAGACCCGCCAGCACGGTTCCGCAGATCGAGGCGAAATGGCCGGCCGGCAGCTTGTCGGGCTGCAGTTCCGCCATGCGACGGCAGAGCATGTCGTAGAGCCGCATCCGCGTCTCGAAATAGTAGCCATGCGGCGCCGTTCCGCGGACATCGAAGATCATCCGGGCTCGGTGATGACTTCAAGCGGGCGGAACGAGCCCGAATTGGCGAACAGCGTCGGGTCGGTCAGCCCCTTGAACAGCGTCTGGCAGACGATCACCGCGCCATCGCGCGCGGTGTTGTAGGGCGCGGCGCGCTGCTCCGGATTGCCCCGCAGATCGACCGTGAACGTCTCGTCGGTAATCGTGACCGTCGCGTGCCAGACCGCACCGTCATCCTGCTCTTCCTCGACGGTGAACGTCCCCTTCGGCAAGGCTTTCAGCCCGGCCCGTGCACGCCGCTCGCCTTCGACGAACAGCGCCTCAATCGCCCCGTGGTAGGCATCGGCGCCATAGGTCTCGATCAGTTGCTTGATGCGCTGCTCCGCCTTGCGGCCAGCGGCAACCTGCGACCAGAGATCACCTTCGACGAACTCCGGCAGGCGGGAATTGACCATGATTATGTCGAACACCGAGCGGATCGGCTGACCGTTCTCGAACAGCTTTACCGCGGGCAGGCGCAGGCCTTCCTGGAACACTTCGGTGACGTCGACTGCCATCGATCCCGGCGTCTTGCCGCCGACGTCGTTCCAGTGCCCGACCGAAGCGGCCCAGGCCACGCAGATGCCGTCGGCGAACACGGGCTGAGCCACGATGACATCGTTGAGATGGGTCACCCCGCCATAGGCCGGGTCGTTGGTGATGTAGCAGTCGCCGTCGCGGATGTTGTCGAGCCCGTACAGCTCGATGATCCGGTAGACCGCCTTGTCGAGCATGCCGATGAAGCTCGGTATGCCGGCGCCCGAACTGACCAGGTGGCCGTGGCGATCCATCACCCCGGTGCCCACGTCGAGCACCTCATAGATGATCGGGCTCATCGCGGTCTTCTTCAGGACCGCGAACATCTCGTCGGCGGCCGCAACCAGGCCGGACTGGATGACCGATGTGGTGATCGGGTCGACGACTGGGAGAGTTGCCATGGTCTTCAGTCCTTCACAGGCCGGTTTCGATGACGACCTTGCCGTGCGCGGTGCGTGGCTGGCTGAGATAGTCGAACGCCTCGATGTATTTCTCCATCGGATAGACCCGGTCGATCGACGGCTTCAGTCGCCCGGCCGCCAGCATCTCGTAGACGAAGGCTTTGCCGCGCTCGCACATCAGTGGATCCTCGACATAGTTGAACAGCGAATAGGGATGGAAGACCGCGTTCTTCTGGAACATGTCGACGAAGGGCAGCGGCGGCCAGACGGTGTCCAGCGTGCCGTAGAAGTAGATGCGCGCGTTCTTCGCCAGCGCGGGCGCATATTGGGCGATCAGGCCGCCGCCGACCGGATCGAAGGCCATGTTCACGCCCTTGCCGCCGGTGATGTCGCGGATGCGCGCGGCGAGGTCTTCCTTGCCGGTGACGATGACATGGCCTGCGCCCATCGAGCGCAGGGTACTCCTCGTTTTCGGCGAAGCGAGTGGTGCCGATCATCGTCGCGCCGAGCAGGCGGCCGATCTCCAGCGAGGCCGCACCCGCCGTGCTGGTCGCCGCGGTCACGAGCACATGGCTGCCCGGCCCGACCGGCGTGACCTTCGCGAGCGGATAGTAGGCGGTGAGATACTGCATCCAGATCGAGGCGCACTCGACCGCCGACAGGTTCGGCGGCGCCTTGGCGACGTAGCGCGCATCGATCACCATCGATTCCGTGCTGGCGCCGCGGTTGTTGTAGAAATAGGGCAGCGTGGATACCCGTTCGCCGATCGACAAGCCTTCCACGCCCGGCCCGATGGCATCAATGATGCCCGCCGCCTCGATGCCGACGCGCGCGGGGAAACGCGGGAAGCTGAAGGAATAGTTGTCCTTCATCAGGTCCATGTCGCCCCAGTTCAGCGCGAAGGCTTCGACCTTTAGCCGGACTTCGCCCGCGCCGGGTTCCTCGAACGGCTCCTCGCCGAGGCGAAGACCCCGATAACCGGAATAGCCGTGGATGTGCCAGGCACGGGGCATCGGGTGTCCTTCCGCAAAGTCCGCTCAGACCTGCACGACGTGAAGGTCGCGCGGCAGGTCGGACAGGATCTCGGGGCCGTCGGCGCGCAGGATGACGATCTCCTCAAGCCGGATGCCGAAGCGGCCGGGGAGATAGATGCCGGGCTCGATGGAGAATACCATGCCCTCCTCCAGCACCGCCTCCGAGGTGGCCGTGATGTAGGGCGGCTCGTGGCCGTCGATGCCCAACCCATGGCCGGTGCGGTGGACGAAGAACTCGCCATAGCCGGCATCCGCGATCACGTTGCGCGCCGCCGCGTCGACCTCCTTGGCGAGCACGCCGGGCTTCGCCGCCTTCAGCGCCGCCTGCACGGCCTTCTCGACGATGCCGTGGATCTGGCCATAGCCTTCCGGCGGCTGGCCGATGACCGCCATGCGAGTGATGTCGCTCGGGAAGCCGCCCTTGCGGCCGCCGATGTCGATGACGATCGCGTCGCCCTCGGCAAGCTTGCGCTCGCCCGTCTGGTGGTGCGGGAAGGCGCCGTTGGGCCCGCCGCCGACGATCCAGAAGGCGGGCGTCGCCCCCTCCGAGGCAAAGTGGTCGCGGATGATCGCGGCGAGTTCCTTCTCCGTGATGCCCGGCTTGACGGAGGAGAACGCCTTCTGCATCGCGCGGTCGGCGATCAAGGCGTTCATCTTCAGCGCCTTGTATTCGGTGGCGTCCTTGCGCATGCGCAGCGCTCCGATTGTTTCGGGCGTGAAGGCATGCGCCGCATCCGGCAGCGCGCCGAGCAGCAGCAGCGCGAAGTCGGCGCGCATCGTCTCGTCGAGCGCGACCTTCTTCGCCGAAGCGGCCCCCACATCGGCAAGCGCGGCGGTCAGTGCCGCGTCAGGACCTTCGGCGTCGGCCCAGGTGTGGAACGCGATGTCGGTGGATTCGCGCGTTCCCTCGGCATTGAGCACAGGCATGAGGAACGCCTCGCGCTCCGGGCCGACCAGAAGCAGGCAGGGCCGCTCGTCGGGATGGGGATGGAAGCCGAGCAGCCAGTCCATGTGCGAGCCCGGGGCCACGGCGACAAGGTCCGTGCCGGTTGCCTTCATCCGCCCGCGCAAGGCGGCGAGCCTCCCCTTGGTGTCGACGGTCATGGGTGAATGTCTCCTTGGATTCTAGTTCTCATGGCTTGCGCCCCCTCCACCGCCTTCGGCGGTTCCCCTCCCCCGCATCGCAGGGGAGGATTTGCGGTGCCGCTTGCACGCCCTGATCCTCCCCCGTTCACGGGGGGAGGGGACCACGCGAAGCGTGGTGGAGGGGGCGCTAAACAAACCTCACGCCGCCCTGCGCGCCGGCTGCAGCGGCTCCGCCGGAACGACGATGCGGTTGCCGAAGATCTCGCCGTCGTCGAAGCCGCCGAAGCGCGCGATTTCTTCCTCGGGCGGGGCCTCGGACGACCAGCGCCGGCTCGGCTTCCAGCCGCAATCGTGCTTCAGCACCGCGGCATATTCCGCCCGCTTGAGCGCTGCGATGGACGGGTCGATCACCGGCACGCCGAGCGCCTTCTCGACGTCACGGTAGAAGCCGACCTCCAGCGTGCAACCGAGGATGAGCGCCTCGGCGAACTCCTCCTCCACCGCCTTGCGCCCTGCCGCGATCAGCCGGCGCTCCGTCTCGGCGTGGTCCTTCTGGAAGTCGTCGACGCCGAGCTCGACATGATAGAAGCCGGACAGGCGGTGCTCGTGGCCGTGCTCACGCACGGTCGAATGCATCTGGTGCACC contains:
- a CDS encoding hydantoinase B/oxoprolinase family protein is translated as MATLPVVDPITTSVIQSGLVAAADEMFAVLKKTAMSPIIYEVLDVGTGVMDRHGHLVSSGAGIPSFIGMLDKAVYRIIELYGLDNIRDGDCYITNDPAYGGVTHLNDVIVAQPVFADGICVAWAASVGHWNDVGGKTPGSMAVDVTEVFQEGLRLPAVKLFENGQPIRSVFDIIMVNSRLPEFVEGDLWSQVAAGRKAEQRIKQLIETYGADAYHGAIEALFVEGERRARAGLKALPKGTFTVEEEQDDGAVWHATVTITDETFTVDLRGNPEQRAAPYNTARDGAVIVCQTLFKGLTDPTLFANSGSFRPLEVITEPG
- the cysT gene encoding sulfate ABC transporter permease subunit CysT; the protein is MRRSVLPGFHLSLGITLFYVGLIVLLPLGALVVKAGSLGFEDYWRIISSGRAVASYRVTVLSAAAATAFNVVFGVALAWVLVRYSFPGKRLVDAIVDLPFALPTAVAGIALTTLFAPGGWFGFVFDRIGVQVAYTPLGIMIAMAFTSLPFIVRTVQPVLEDLDPALEEAAQSLGGTDGEIFRRVILPLLTPALLAGVSLAFARSLGEFGAIIFIAGNQPFETEITALLAFIRLEEYDYQAAAAIASVMLIAAFVMLAVTNFLQSRALRYTQRS
- a CDS encoding aspartate/glutamate racemase family protein translates to MTDRPLKIMYLNPVGTSGYDHVFAEMARQHKLPQTEVHIASLPPSTGGFTHIEFRSYEAIVTRGIVRAARAAAKEGFDALAIGCFYDTALHDAREVSGDMVVTAPCVASCEIAASLSNRFGVIVGRRKWVHQMHSTVREHGHEHRLSGFYHVELGVDDFQKDHAETERRLIAAGRKAVEEEFAEALILGCTLEVGFYRDVEKALGVPVIDPSIAALKRAEYAAVLKHDCGWKPSRRWSSEAPPEEEIARFGGFDDGEIFGNRIVVPAEPLQPARRAA
- a CDS encoding sulfate ABC transporter substrate-binding protein, giving the protein MKRLLLVGAALALLLSPAAAQEPNKLLNASYDIARELFAQVNEAFVAKHPGVTIDQSHAGTSKQARAIVEGLEADVVTFNQVTDIDFLVKNGFVSDDWQADFPNQSSPFYSMPSFLVREGNPKGIKDWGDLVRDDVKVIFPNPKTSGNARYTYLAATAYAKEKFGNDQAQVTDFVKKIFANVPVFDTGGRAATTTFVERNIGDVLITFEAETRGIAKEFGEDKFDLVVPSVSLLAEFPVAIVDRVVDKHGTRDLAKTYLDFLYSPEGQTIAAERGHRVNDEAVAGKFKDQFPEIRLVTVDDVFGGWAKVQEEHFASGGLLDQIYGER
- a CDS encoding Xaa-Pro peptidase family protein, producing the protein MTVDTKGRLAALRGRMKATGTDLVAVAPGSHMDWLLGFHPHPDERPCLLLVGPEREAFLMPVLNAEGTRESTDIAFHTWADAEGPDAALTAALADVGAASAKKVALDETMRADFALLLLGALPDAAHAFTPETIGALRMRKDATEYKALKMNALIADRAMQKAFSSVKPGITEKELAAIIRDHFASEGATPAFWIVGGGPNGAFPHHQTGERKLAEGDAIVIDIGGRKGGFPSDITRMAVIGQPPEGYGQIHGIVEKAVQAALKAAKPGVLAKEVDAAARNVIADAGYGEFFVHRTGHGLGIDGHEPPYITATSEAVLEEGMVFSIEPGIYLPGRFGIRLEEIVILRADGPEILSDLPRDLHVVQV
- a CDS encoding hydantoinase B/oxoprolinase family protein, translating into MIFDVRGTAPHGYYFETRMRLYDMLCRRMAELQPDKLPAGHFASICGTVLAGLHPDTGRRYTMVEPQMGGWGATATRDGLDAMYSTGHGDTFNCPVEICEARYGIDVGYRRLNEITDETSLHKGGRGLSASLQPRAPAVLSAGYSRHRIPVWGSAGGADGDTNGISVVRRDGGREDYSFVSGCVIMPGDEILIHTANGGGWGKRA